In Ktedonobacteraceae bacterium, the genomic window CGCGCGGCTGATGGCGGTAAAGAACGGATTGCTGATATCGGAGACGATGAGGCCAATAGTGTTAGACTGCTGCGAGCGCAAGCTGCGAGCCACCAGGTTGGGTCGATATCCTAAACGTTCTACCGCGGCCATTACACGCTCGCGTACTTCAGGTCGAACGTGCAGACCATTGGAGAGTACGCGGGAAACTGTGGCTGTCGAGACACCGGCAGCCTGCGCGACATCTTTGATGCTAGCCATATGAACAAGTTACCTCCTGATAATGCATCTATTGCTTAAGCATGAAAGCAGAGATTTTTACTCCTTCTCATGAGCTTTTCTTTTCTCCCTTTTCCCGGTTCAGAATAAATTGGGCTGGAAACAACCTTTTGAGCAAATTTTTGTAAACGATTTACTACATTATAACATGTTTCTGTCCAAAAGTGTGTATTTTTCAGTGCTGCTTTCCCGAGCGGGCGGCATATTGTCTTTTCTGGAAACAAGTTTGACCAAATTATCGAATCTGTCATCTTTTCGCCCAAAAAGCCTTGACAAAATTCTTGTAATCGTTTACAATTTGAACATCAAGCAATTTCTTCTCTGGCAGTAGTTACAATAGCGGGGCGAAATACTGACGAAGAGGCAACAGAAGCCCCGAAACTGGCGAGGTGGCCGTATGAAACATATCATTAACCTTGGTGAAGCGCTTATCGATATCATTCCGAGTTCACCAATCCGGTTAGGTGGGGCCTGCTATACTCCTCATGCCGGTGGGGCGATAGCGAATGCTGCTGTAGCCATTGCGCGCCTTGGGGGTTCCTCTCGCTTCATTGGGGGAATTGCGGAGGACAGGTTTGGCCGGTTACTGCTACAGGCGCTTGTCGAAAATTCCGTAGATATCCGCTATGTGCAATTCATCGAGCGGGCACCTACGGCGGTTGCTCTGGTAACGCTGCTTGATGACGGCCAGAGACGCTTTATGTTTTTTCGCGAGGGCACTGCCGATAGCCTGTTACGGGTTGAAGAACTGAACTGGTCGGCGTGGCAAGATACGGCTATCTGTCACACGGGTGGCGTTTTACTTTCCGGCGGGCCGGCGCGAGTAGCGACCCTGGCGGCCATGGAACATACGCGGCGTGTTGGCGCAATCGTATCGTTCGATGTCAATGTCCGCGAATCATTGTGGGATGAGCCATCTACCATACAAGAGATTCTGGCTAAAGCCGTAGAGCGCGCCGACATTCTTAAGCTCAGCGTCGACGAGGCGCATTTCTTGAGCGATCAGGTAACAGCGCCTGCCAATCCTCCTGATAGTGGCTGGTTGACCTCGCTGGGAGAAACGCTTTTAGAGAGAGGTCCGCGGCTCGTCATCATCACGCTTGGTGCGAATGGCGCGCTGCTGATGACGGCCAGCCGGCAAGTAGAGATTCGCCCTTTGCCGGTTCGTCCCGTTGACACAACCGGGGCGGGTGATGCATTTATCGGGGCAGTATTATACATGCTGGTTCAGCAAGGCTGCTCCACCCCCTCGGATCTTCAGGTTCTGTCAGAACAGGAACTGAGTACCATCGGCAATTTCGCGAACGCGGTAGCAGGTATCAGCGTCACCCGTTATGGCGGTATTGCTTCGTTCCCTTATTTACATGAAGTCAGCGGGTTTTCGAATATCTGAAAACCCTATCCTCGTAGTGTTCCTCCTGTATTGCGTCTCGTATGGCTATCTTGTGTAGCACGCGGATTTCTATCATTGAGTCTTTGTATGTAGGCTTCGTAGGTATGTCTACTTGTAGACTTTGACCACTTGCATGTAGCAATTGTGGCGCAAGTCCCTTGTGTACCAGCCGGTCAACACGAACTAGCGCAGGATGCGACTTTCAGCGGCGGCCGGCTTCATTCCTACAACTTGAGAAAAGGAGTAAGAAAGGTATGTCCAGATTCTTCAGAACCCCCTTTACACTTTCAACTGTTGCGGCGATTGCGCTCGTCACCCTCATTATCGGTGTGCTGATCGCTCGCCTGTTTGTCCCCACCTCGACGCGCGCAAACGGGAACGCTCCAGCTTCGGGCAAGCGCATCGATGTGATTGTCAAAGCGACCGACTCGCAGTTCTGGCAGGCGATGCTCGCAGGCGCTCAGGCGGCGGGGAAAGACTGGGGTGTTCAGGTTGGCCTCTTTGGGGCTACATCGGAGGCAGATGTTTCCGACCAGGTAAGCCTGGTTGAAAACTCTCTCTCTCGCAATGTTGATGCTATTGTGCTTGCCGCCTCATCCTCACAGGCGTTGGATGGCGTGATTGATCGAGCGCGCGCGCAGGGCATCAAAGTGATTACTGTTGATACGAAGGTGACCACGACGAGTGACGGCTTTATTGGCACCGATAATACGAAGGCGGGTGCAGCGGCAGCTGATCGGCTGGGAGAACTCTTGCAGAAGAAAGGCATCACGACGGGTGGCATCCTGATCGAGTCTTCGGTTGCGGGCGTACAGACCATCGTTGACCGCGACTCGGGCTTCACGACCGAACTTGCGGCACGCTTTCCTGGCTTAAAGATCATCGCTCATCGCTATAACAACAACGATACGCCTACGGCACTCTCACAGGTGAATGATGCCATCTCCGCCAATTCCAACCTGGTTGGAATCTACGCCGACAATAACGTCTCAGGTGACGGTGTAGCCCAATCCTTGCAGGAAAACAATGCGCAGAATCGTATCGTCGCGGTTGGCTTCGATTCAGACCCACAGGAGATCAACGCGATCAAAGCTGGCACACTGCAAGCCATTGTGGTACAAAACCCGTACTTCTTTGGCTACCAGGGCGTGGTTGAGGCCGTGATGAGCGCGGAGGGAAGATTTGCCCCACCTAGCCTGGACCCAGGAGCGGTACTGGTCGATTCAAGCAATATGAACACGCCGGCAGTACAGAAGCTGTTGAATCCTCCGACTACGAAAGGGGGAGCATAAGATGACGACCTCGACGTCCGCGACACCGGTAACGCCGCTGGTTCAGCTCAAACACATCACAAAATCCTTCGGTCCGGTGCAGGTATTGAAAGATGTCTCGCTTGAGATGTTTCGCGGTGAAGTTCTTTGCCTGGCAGGTGAAAATGGCGCAGGCAAGTCAACTTTGATCAAAATTCTGACGGGCGCCGTGGTTCGCGATGCGGGTGAATATCTCATCGATGGACAGGAGGTGGGTTCTCCCAGCCCTGCCCAGGCACGGGCGCTCGGGGTGGGCGTTGTCTACCAGGAGTTGAGCCTGCTGCCGGATGTTTCGGTCGAAGAAAACCTGCTGATGGGGCATCTGCCCTCCACGCGTGGGGTTGTCAAGAAACGGGAACTACGCGCGCGTGCCGTCCAGATGTTGGAGCGCGTAGGCTTGAACCGCATCGACCCTGGTATGCTGGTTTCAGAATTGCCCGTGGCGACGCGCCAGATGGTGGAGATTGCCAGGGTGCTGGGAGCGAATGCGCGTATCGTGATCTTCGACGAGCCTACAACTGCTCTTTCAGAAGAGGACGCGCAGCATCTTTTACGACTGATTCAACGGCTCAAGACGGAAGAGGGTATAGCAGTGCTGTACGTGACACACCGGCTGGAAGAAATCTTCGAGATTGGTGATCGCATCACCGTCTTGCGCGATGGCCAGCTGATCACGACGGCTCCTACTGGCGAGTTTACGCATGATACATTGATTCGCTCGATGGTCGGGCGCCAGATCGAGGCGCTTTACCCGAAGCGCGAACAAAAGCAATTTGGCAGGACGCTGTTATCTGTCCAGGGGTTGCGTTTGAAAGGCAGTCCCTACGCCATCAATCTGGAAGTGCGCGCGGGTGAGATTGTGGGACTTGGGGGACTGGTGGGAGCGGGCCGAACAGAGACGGTGCGCGCCATTTTCGGGGCTGATGCTATCGATGCTGGCAAAATATTCGTTGATGGCAAACCGCTGCCTCCAGGGTCTCCGGCCCAGGCAGTAAAGGCAGGTCTGGGATTGCTGACAGAAGATCGCAAGGAGCTAGGGATACTGGCGGATCTCTCGCTGCGGGAGAACGTGACCATCGCGAACATGTCCGCGGTCTCCCGCCTGGGGGTTGTCTCCCATAAAGAAGAGCTTTCCCTGTTCAACCAGCTGGTGCCGCGCCTGCGCCTGAAGTACCATACGAGCGAGCAGCCCATCTCATCGCTCTCAGGTGGGAACCAGCAGAAAGTTTTGCTGAGCCGCTGGCTGGCGACAAACGCGAAGGTTCTGCTGCTCGATGAACCGACAAAGGGCGTCGATGTAGGAGCCAAAGCGGACATTTACACCATTATCGGTGATCTGGCGGCTAAGGGCATGGGCATCGTGATCGTCTCATCATACTTGCCGGAATTGCTTGGCATCTGCGACCGTGTGGTAATCCTGCACGACTTTGGAGTCACCGGCGAGCTACCAATTGAACAGGCGACGGAAGAAGAGGTACTGCGCCTGGCGAGTAGCACGCCCGTTGCAGTGAATGCATAACGAATAGAAAGGATATTACTCATGGCAACAACTTCCAGTACTCCACAACCATCGCAGCAGGCTGCGATAACACAGCAGGCGGTGGAAGAACAGCGAACGCCTATCAGTCTAGGGCGTGAAAGCGGCGGCATCCTGGTTCTTTTGATCTTCGTAGCCGCGCTGATACTGTCGACGAATGACTTTTTGACGCTTACAAATCTGGACAACCTGGTGCGACAGGTGGCCGTATTCGCTATCCTTTCGGTAGGACAGCTGTTCGTGATATTGACCGGTGGTATCGATCTATCAGTTGGTTCGATCCTGGGTCTAAGCGGAGGAGTAACGGCCCTGTTGCTCGCCAACGGTACT contains:
- a CDS encoding carbohydrate kinase codes for the protein MKHIINLGEALIDIIPSSPIRLGGACYTPHAGGAIANAAVAIARLGGSSRFIGGIAEDRFGRLLLQALVENSVDIRYVQFIERAPTAVALVTLLDDGQRRFMFFREGTADSLLRVEELNWSAWQDTAICHTGGVLLSGGPARVATLAAMEHTRRVGAIVSFDVNVRESLWDEPSTIQEILAKAVERADILKLSVDEAHFLSDQVTAPANPPDSGWLTSLGETLLERGPRLVIITLGANGALLMTASRQVEIRPLPVRPVDTTGAGDAFIGAVLYMLVQQGCSTPSDLQVLSEQELSTIGNFANAVAGISVTRYGGIASFPYLHEVSGFSNI
- a CDS encoding ABC transporter substrate-binding protein, translated to MSRFFRTPFTLSTVAAIALVTLIIGVLIARLFVPTSTRANGNAPASGKRIDVIVKATDSQFWQAMLAGAQAAGKDWGVQVGLFGATSEADVSDQVSLVENSLSRNVDAIVLAASSSQALDGVIDRARAQGIKVITVDTKVTTTSDGFIGTDNTKAGAAAADRLGELLQKKGITTGGILIESSVAGVQTIVDRDSGFTTELAARFPGLKIIAHRYNNNDTPTALSQVNDAISANSNLVGIYADNNVSGDGVAQSLQENNAQNRIVAVGFDSDPQEINAIKAGTLQAIVVQNPYFFGYQGVVEAVMSAEGRFAPPSLDPGAVLVDSSNMNTPAVQKLLNPPTTKGGA
- a CDS encoding sugar ABC transporter ATP-binding protein; this translates as MTTSTSATPVTPLVQLKHITKSFGPVQVLKDVSLEMFRGEVLCLAGENGAGKSTLIKILTGAVVRDAGEYLIDGQEVGSPSPAQARALGVGVVYQELSLLPDVSVEENLLMGHLPSTRGVVKKRELRARAVQMLERVGLNRIDPGMLVSELPVATRQMVEIARVLGANARIVIFDEPTTALSEEDAQHLLRLIQRLKTEEGIAVLYVTHRLEEIFEIGDRITVLRDGQLITTAPTGEFTHDTLIRSMVGRQIEALYPKREQKQFGRTLLSVQGLRLKGSPYAINLEVRAGEIVGLGGLVGAGRTETVRAIFGADAIDAGKIFVDGKPLPPGSPAQAVKAGLGLLTEDRKELGILADLSLRENVTIANMSAVSRLGVVSHKEELSLFNQLVPRLRLKYHTSEQPISSLSGGNQQKVLLSRWLATNAKVLLLDEPTKGVDVGAKADIYTIIGDLAAKGMGIVIVSSYLPELLGICDRVVILHDFGVTGELPIEQATEEEVLRLASSTPVAVNA